The Setaria viridis chromosome 2, Setaria_viridis_v4.0, whole genome shotgun sequence DNA window CTCCGGAGCCCGGTCGAGCTGGGGCTGGACCTGGCTGGGCGCCATAATGTCGTAGCGTTGGGGTTTATTGTGGGAGGGGAGTGCGACGCGTGCAAGTTGCGACACGTTATCTGGAGTACGTATACGAGTATAATGCAGCGCACTACTACTGCATGTGGGCAGTCGACGCGCGACGGCGACACGACGGATCTGTAGCTGGAGGCGACGAAACAGATCGGTAGCTCCATGCCGGGCGGCTCGCGTGCGCCCTGGCGTGCAGGCGATGGCGAGATGCCAGCTGAACCGATCGGCCCCGCGCTGGGTTGCCGCCGCGGCTGGTACGGTGGCGGAGACAACGGGAGCGGGTACTATACGTTGGACTGTTGGAGTCATGGAGTGGTTGCAGTTGCACGTAGTAGCAGTACAGGACTACAGGTACAGCGTCCTTGCCTTGCTGCTGGGCCTAGCAACCTAGTAGCAGGTACTACGGAAATGCGGAGCGCCTGCCCTACCCTCACCGGGAGTTCATCTTTCAACTCGCACGGGAAGTTTCCAAATGTCCAATTTCACCTTTCAGCTGGCCCTGAAGGGGGCCAATGGAAACATTTCCTGTGAAAAATCTGTGATAAACCTGAtctttttgttttcattttcccTAGCGGACAACGGTAAAAAAAATACAGTGCATTTTCCCTAGCGGACGGTCTCGAATCGGTTCCCGTTTTTCTGACGATGAGGCCGGCACCGATGCAGGAGCGGCCTCCAGCAGCGGCGGAACTCGTTCGAGGACGGCGTGGCCGGGACGACGTGCCCGATCCCGCCGGGCGGCAACTTCACGTACATCATGCAGGCCAAGGACCAGATCGGCACCTACTACTACTTCCCCTCGCTCGCCTTCCACAAGGCCGCCGGCGGCTTCGGCGGCATCCGCGTCCTCAGCCGCCCCCAGATCCCCGTCCccttcccgccgcccgccgccgactACACCGTCCTCATCGGCGACTGGTACAAGGCCAACCACACCGTACGTGCTCGTCTTCATCAGCTTGGAAATGTTCGTCATCAGGGACAGGGATCGAGCACCTAATGTCCTCTGTTCTGACAGAGAATCTGTTCTTTGGACTGACTGACTGACAGGATCTGAGGTACATGCTTGATAGCGGCAAGGCGCTCGGCTTCCCTGACGGCCTCCTCATCAACGGCCGGAGTTGGAACGGTTACACCTTCACCGTCGAGCCTGGTAAGCCACCTCCATTGATCACTGCATATATCTTCCCGTTCTTCATCAGAACTCTGAATTTTTCTGCCAGAGTTTTAACTGACTGAACACTGAaagtctgaaaaaaaaaatcggtGCATTGCTTTGCAGGCCGGACGTACCGTTTCCGGATCAGCAACGTGGGCCTGGCGACCTCCCTGAACATCCGTTTCCAGGGCCACACCATGAagctggtggaggtggagggctCCCACACCATGCAGACCACCTACTCGTCCCTGGACGTGCACCTCGGCCAGTCCTACTCCGTGCTCCTCACCGCCGACCAGCCCGGCTTCGActacgccgtcgtcgtctccacGCGCTTCACCACCAAGATCatctccaccaccgccgtcctCCACTACACCAACTCCGCCGGCAAGGCTCCCGGGCCCCTCCCCGGCGGCCCCACCATCCAGATCGACTGGTCCCTCAACCAGGCCCGCTCCATCAGGTTGGTATCACTGGTTCAGAGTTTTATTCAGACAAGTTCGGAGTTTCAGACTGGTGCTCACCTGGTGCTATGCTATCTGCCCACTCGCAACCAGGTGGAACCTGACGGCGAGCGGGCCGCGGCCCAACCCGCAGGGCTCGTACCACTACGGCCTGGTGCCCGTGACCCGGACCATCAGGCTGGCCAACTCGGCGGCGATCATCAACGGCAAGCAGCGCTACGCGGTGAACAGCGTGTCGTACGTGAGCCCGGACACCCCGCTCAAGGTCGCCGACTACTACAAGATCGGCGGCGTCTTCTCGGTGGGCACCATCGCCGACAGCCCGAGCTACGGCAGCGCCTACCTGCAGACGTCGGTCATGGGGGCCAACTACAGGGACTACGTCGAGGTCGTGTTCGAGAACAACGAGGACGAGGTGCAGTCCTGGCACATCGACGGCTACGCCTTCTGGGTCGTTGGGTATGATTGGACATTGCCTCtactttgtttctttctttagaGTTACTGATCGTTTCTACTCTCACGAGATGAGAATGACTGGATGTGGATTTGTGTGTAGAATGGATGGGGGAAAATGGTCGCCGGCGAGCAGGCAGGGCTACAACTTGAGGGACGGCGTTTCCCGGTACACTGTTCAGGTACGATGCTCTGCTCTCTTCTGAatacatacatgatacatctcACTCTTGAAGCAGAAACTGTGTTTTGCTAAATACAGTATGTCCTTAAAAAATTGGCTGGAAATGATAGTGATAGTAGGAGTTGACGAATGTGATCTAAAATATTGTTTGTTCAAAAATGTGATCTTATATGATTCATTCAAGTCTTTTCCATTATTACAAGTCTGCGGCGCACTATAGAGGCGCATTATTCGGTTCACGCATCCAACTTGCCCATTCAGCCGCCATGCTGGATAAGATCTTTTAGAAACGATGTGGTGATCAATCCCCATCAGGAAAGGCCTAGTGTCATGTTTGGAAGCTGTGGACTCTGCTTTCGCCTGCCTAACAGCTCTGAAGTGGCTATCGCACTTCACTCTCTTGATGACTTCTTCACCATGGAATATGCTACCGTGTTGAACCAGTAATCGTGTGGGATGGCTTTGGCTGAGTGCTATGAAAATGACTGGTCTGCATTTTTCTAAGAAAAGTTTCACACATCTAGATACTCTTAATGCTGTAATGTCAAACTAAAATGTAAATTCACGCTGGTACTTTGACACATTCTGAAGTGGATCACAATTAACAAACTCACATcaattctttcttttctttgttttgcgTAATGATGATAATTTGATGCTGTGCATCTCCATCAGGTTTACCCAAGATCATGGACGGCGATCTACATGCCCCTGGACAACGTGGGCATGTGGAACGTCCGGTCGGAGAACTGGGCCAGGCAGTACCTCGGCCAGCAGTTCTACCTCCGCGTCTGGACACCGTCGACGTCGTTCCGCGACGAGTACCCCATCCCCAAGAACGCGCTCCTCTGCGgccgggccgccggccgccggaccAGGCCGCTGtgacccgcgccgccggcggcggcggcggtccagGGCTTGTCATGAGAGGATGACATGCATACACATTGGCCTGGAGAAAGTAGGAACAGAAAATTTGTTTACTCTGAAGATTAATGGCTCGAAGAAGAGTGAGACCTGAATGGAGGTCTCAAACGTTGCCGGAAGCATATGGCAGTTATAGTCAGATTAGACCGTGTGATACCACTGTTAGTGTTGAATTGTGTCTGCATTTTGCTCGATTGATTCCTCAATTGTCTTTAGTGATGGGTTACATGGGTACACTACAGACAATATATTGTGTGGCATGCATGTTGCTACGCTGATCAATTCTTAATAAAGTATCATATGCTTTGGATCATGTCGATGACTTCAATGGCATGGCAGCATGTTCTCTCTGTTGTCACATGCATACCGAAAGAGATGgaatcttttattttttttaacaaattcTGGAGGAATTTTGAAAATTACCAGCGCGATGTGTCTGCTTCCGAAATTTACGTTGGCTGAGACTTTGGCTGCACAAATCGTACGTGGTGAAATCTTTCAAAATTTCCCTTAAAATTTGGTCGTGTCGACTGTATCTAACACCACATGGTTTTGCCGTTACGTCATACCAGTGCTTGACAAAGAGGAAAGGTGTACGAGATGGTCACGTGGGAAGGGGAAGAGGTCCCAATTGGAGTCTTGAGGAGTGAAGAAAGCTTCTACGTACTCACGTGACGGGGAATTTACATGAGTGAAGAAATGTTCAAATGATGATGTGGTATTGCGGTCGGCAAATGATGCAGTGATTGCAAcaactccttttttttatttgcaacAACACATTGGGATAACATCACAACACCAATTTGGGTGGAGCTAGCTTTTGTTCGGCCAGAAGAAATCAAGATGAATCTTGAAAAGATAAATGATGTACCCCACACAAGAACATATAAAACAAGCTCAGATAGTGCCATTTCTTGCAAAAAACATAGAGCCAATTTTACTAAAGACAATCGGCATATCCTTTTCAGATACAATTTTATAGCCATCCGATGAAAACCAACCTATCCTTTTCATAGTATCGTACGATAATCACGATGCATCTACGACGTCTTCATGCTCCCAGGAACTTCCCTTGTGTCGAGACATATCGCCATCAATAGATGGTGACCACTTCAAATATATCTTGCAGGAAAGCATCAACCAAAACCTATCCCTATATATACATCCAATCTCACTCAAACCAAATCAAGCAACACACAGCACAAAAACAGCTCAAAACCCCAATCCATGATGATGCTACCCCATCCTGGCCCAGCCATCCGACGGCCGGAACCGATGGGATCGAACGGTCCCATGAATTTCGCCCAAAAATTCCACCCCTGCCACTACCAAATCCCGTTTTTTAAAATCAAAATCGAAGGCTCCCTTCCCCATGCTCCGGCTCCCCTTCCTGCGAATGCGTCCTCCTGCGCTGCCCCGGGTCACTGCCAGGTAGGCCCCACCATGCAGCAGCCGCCTCcaccggcccccgccgccgcgtccacctcgtcggcgccggcgccgcagtcGCTGGTGTCCCGCGCGCGCACAGCGAtccactccgccgccgcacgcgtgcTCACCGACATCAAGGCCGACCTCCGAGGTATGCTACCCATGCCGTCGCGCGGTCCCTCCGTCTCGCTGTTTGCTTCCCGGGTCCGAATCTGATGAGCTCCCGGCGGGGGATCGGTTGTGGTGGGGCGCAGATGCGGACGGATCCGGCGGGCGCAGCagggcgccgtcgccgaggacgTCCCTGGATCGGGAGGTCGACTTGGGTGCCACGGGGCGGGAGCTGGACGTgaagccgccgtcgccgcgtgaTGAGGTATAGTTCCTGCTATCCGATTGGCCGCTGCTTCGCGTGTGGAGTTGTCAGTCCGGTGCTTGCGCTGTGATGGTGGCCGGTGATTCGTGGTGACTGACGAGATGGTGAGTTCGTTGTGTCAGTGGTGGTGAATTGATCGACTTGAGGTCAAAATGTTACTGCTCCAGGAAATTGAGCTGTTGGTAGTGTGCGTGTGGCTCTGTTCTGGACTTCTGGTATCGGTGCGCAGCAGAATTGTGAGATTCTGAATTGGGCAGCTCTTGGGGTCAGAAAAGTTCAGACCTTTTGGTTGGGCTTTGCTTATTTATTTGTTTGGCTTTGTCAGCACTCCATGGCATGGATAAAAATTCTATTGATGCACACTGTAGAGCTTCTTATGATCATTTTTGTGTGACCAGCTGGGTCTGGGTTTGTTAAGCACAGTTGAATGGAGCATTCATTTCTGGTGAATTGGACTGGATATTGTTTGAATTTGTGGGAGTAGTCAGGGACAAATATGCACGGTTCTGTTATTAGTGTGAAAACCTTCTTTAAGGAACACAAAAGGCCTCTTTGCTGGATGCtttcattttctaatttctgaTATTTCTTTTTGTAAATGCAAATTACCTAGTTAATCAGCTGCATCTTTACGCATGCTACTAATAAAGCTATAGTGCTTCCAGGTCCTAGAACTAAGCCCCTCAGGGAATGTGGATTCCTCAAGTATACCAACTGAGTCAATTTCTTCAGCAAAGCTACCTACCGTTCCTCCAACTTCAACAGTTAAACAACTGGTAGCTGCCATTGAGTAAGTTTTTGTTGCTTAGCATAGTTATGGTATCCAACATTTCAGTTCGCCCACCCAtcagaaataagtagtcagtGCTACAAAGCTCCATAATTTCATGTTTTGCTCGTTCTATGAACTTGCTATTTATGTGAATGGCTTCAGTTAGGCTATTTGAATGTTGTACATGGGAAATGTATAAACCATGTCGTGCTCTTGTAGACATGGGAAAAATTTCAAGTCAATGAGTCATATGAGGGCTACTGGAGACCAATTTCTGAAAGACAAGGGAGGCTTGAGCTTGTCTGTTGTTAAATCACTTGTTCGGCGCGACAAGGAAGAAAGATCTAGTTCTGAATTTTTTGGTGATGATGAAACTCAATCTCTGATGTACTCCTTGTTCAAATTAGGTATGCTTCCACTCAATATGCTGAGGATGTTAGTTTGCATTGTCACCTTAAAGTTTGATGCATAATTATCTTTTCAGAGGAACAATTTCCACTCGATGGAAGTCAATGTAACCCTGAATTGATTCATTCAAGATCTCTGTCCAAGGATCTGCATGGTGCACCACCTGGAAGTTTTATTCATCATTTAGCAGTGGTTATTGGCAGCATTAGTTCTGTGCACAAGATGGCGTTTTTCTGGCAATCAGTTGTTCTTGAGGTGAGTATTATGTAGATAAATCGCCACTCTTAAGTTAGGAAACTACCTCGTAATTGGTAGTGTGTCTTGGCAGTACCATTCAGAAACACTGCATTGTAATTGATGTTTCTTGGCAATACCAAACTAGACATGAGGAATTTACTACGACACATAATTAATTTTCATCCCAAGAGAATAAAGTGAGCAATCAATAAAATTTAAACGCAGTTATCTTTTTGTTCTACATGCAGCTGAGGAAACTATGGTCCGATTGGCAACCTGTGCCTCGAATGCCACTAGATGCTCCTCCAGACTTGAATTCTTGTTTACTACATCAGGAGATGCAAGTCGTAAATTGCTGCATTGCCAGGAAAAAGCGAAGAAAAGCAGCTAAGGAGTCACTGGATTCCTTGCTAAAGCaggcaaatatcgataactcaGAACCCAGGTTTTCGAATGGGAAGTCTCCTGACAGTGAGGTGTGTGCAAGAGATAGTACTGGTGATTATGTTCTTCGACTTGGTGCTGATCGGGCATCTGAGAACTTAACATTGCTGGAGACTGGTGAGCTTATCTATGCCCCAACACTCCAGGTAAGATGCTGCGTCGCTTTTCCAGATCTGAAAGTCATCTTTTGTAGTACTTCCTTTCATTATTTCTGAACTTGACATAATCTATCTTCAGGAAGGCCCCATCATGACAGCAGAGCTTATAAAAGAAACAGAGGAGCTTGTATTACGAACAGGGAGGTATGTCAATCTTTCATATTTACCACTGTATTTCTGGAATGCCACTAGTTAAATCTAAGGCAGTAGTTCAATACTGATCCATGTAATACATTTCAGTTTTTATTGGGGTGTCATTGGCAACTGCTTCCTTTTGCAAATCTGATCCTTGTGCAGTCATCCTATATCTTCATTTCTGTCACTAAGTAATAAAACAATGTTTGTGATGCTTTTTATTATTTCTCAGTCTTGGTGCTGGATGCTCTCAACTTCTATCAGACATGCAGGCTTTCAAGGCAAGTTTAAAAATGTTCTTCTCAGAGAATACAAGGATGTTAATCTAAACTTACTAAACAAGAAATTACTTTTTTCATAACAGGCAGCAAATCCTGGCTGTGTCCTGGAAGACTTTGTTAGATGGCACTCTCCGCCTGATTGGTCCGAAGATTGTGCTGCAAACAGTACCACAGTAGGGGAAGGCTCATCTAGACGTGGCCGATTAAGTGATAGAATGCAAACAAAAGGTGATAACTGATAACTCTCTCTGTCTGTCTCTTCTGCATGCCAACTTATAAGCTTAAGTATTTTCATTTGATGTGGTCTGGTTTTATCTAGAAGGAAACTTGTGGAAGGAATTGTGGGAGACTGCAAAACCCATACCTGCTGTTGAACAAACTCCTATATATGATGAAGATTTAGCTGTGTGAGTAGAAAATTTATTGACGATTCATTGTGTTGAATCTTGACATCAGTCATAAATTATAATGAAATAATATAACCTTTTCAGGGAGAGCatctttgatgcgttggaagtTATTGAGCCATCAAAACTGTTTGAGCAGCTACTTGCAGTCACTGTAAGTTCAATGCCTGACCCCATTTTTCTTATCTCATTTTTTTAGCTACCTTTCAAGTTCTGATCTTATTATCTTTCGACAATGCTAATGCCTTGCTGATTACTATTTGTGAATACCAGCTTTCTGTATGCTTTGTGGCAGCAGAATTGGTTCTAGCAGCAGATAGCAACCTGTCAAAATTATTCTACGACTGTAAGGACTACATAATTGGCATTTACCAAGATGACATGTCAAAAGACAAGCTAGATGAGATCTGCAAGGTattctatttttatttattcatCCAGAAATTGTAATGCTGCAGTTGTAGTGTAGTATGAACACACTAGTGACATGCCAGGTGTACGAGACGATGGAAGCCATAGTAACCCACCCTGAAGAAGCTCTCCAGATCATGGAGCAACCTGACGAAAAGtctattgaaaataaaaatcgCTTCAAACTGAAGCTCAACTTTATGACCAAAGATCGCCCGCCACTCTGGAAGCGCACATCAAAGGATGAGAAGAAGATGTCTCCAAAGGATGACAAGAGTACATCAGAGGAAAAGAACACGAAGATATTCTCGAACCTTTTTGACAAGAAGGTCAACATATTCTCTAAGAAGAATGCAAAATCATTGGAGGTGCCGGTGGCACCACCTTCAACTTCGCAGGGGCCATTTGATGAGAGTGAGTGGACGATTTTGTAGCTGAAATTCCTGTCAGTCCTTTGTACAACTTGTAGAGAGAGGTGTCTCAAAGATGTCTGTGATAAGCTTAAGCTGTAAATACTCATCCAATTCATTGAACATTTTGAAATAAGATGAAAAGATGAAGATTTTGATGTGATCTAAGCGTCTAGAGTCCCCGGTCAGCTTTGCACATGCAGCTCTGCTCTTTTGAATTGTTTACATGTCAATCCTA harbors:
- the LOC117845648 gene encoding uncharacterized protein isoform X2, encoding MMMLPHPGPAIRRPEPMGSNGPMNFAQKFHPCHYQIPFFKIKIEGSLPHAPAPLPANASSCAAPGHCQVGPTMQQPPPPAPAAASTSSAPAPQSLVSRARTAIHSAAARVLTDIKADLRDADGSGGRSRAPSPRTSLDREVDLGATGRELDVKPPSPRDECFQVLELSPSGNVDSSSIPTESISSAKLPTVPPTSTVKQLVAAIEHGKNFKSMSHMRATGDQFLKDKGGLSLSVVKSLVRRDKEERSSSEFFGDDETQSLMYSLFKLEEQFPLDGSQCNPELIHSRSLSKDLHGAPPGSFIHHLAVVIGSISSVHKMAFFWQSVVLELRKLWSDWQPVPRMPLDAPPDLNSCLLHQEMQVVNCCIARKKRRKAAKESLDSLLKQANIDNSEPRFSNGKSPDSEVCARDSTGDYVLRLGADRASENLTLLETGELIYAPTLQEGPIMTAELIKETEELVLRTGSLGAGCSQLLSDMQAFKATNPGCVLEDFVRWHSPPDWSEDCAANSTTVGEGSSRRGRLSDRMQTKGNLWKELWETAKPIPAVEQTPIYDEDLAVESIFDALEVIEPSKLFEQLLAVTLSVCFVAAELVLAADSNLSKLFYDCKDYIIGIYQDDMSKDKLDEICKVYETMEAIVTHPEEALQIMEQPDEKSIENKNRFKLKLNFMTKDRPPLWKRTSKDEKKMSPKDDKSTSEEKNTKIFSNLFDKKVNIFSKKNAKSLEVPVAPPSTSQGPFDESEWTIL
- the LOC117845648 gene encoding uncharacterized protein isoform X3, which encodes MMMLPHPGPAIRRPEPMGSNGPMNFAQKFHPCHYQIPFFKIKIEGSLPHAPAPLPANASSCAAPGHCQVGPTMQQPPPPAPAAASTSSAPAPQSLVSRARTAIHSAAARVLTDIKADLRDADGSGGRSRAPSPRTSLDREVDLGATGRELDVKPPSPRDEVLELSPSGNVDSSSIPTESISSAKLPTVPPTSTVKQLVAAIEHGKNFKSMSHMRATGDQFLKDKGGLSLSVVKSLVRRDKEERSSSEFFGDDETQSLMYSLFKLEEQFPLDGSQCNPELIHSRSLSKDLHGAPPGSFIHHLAVVIGSISSVHKMAFFWQSVVLELRKLWSDWQPVPRMPLDAPPDLNSCLLHQEMQVVNCCIARKKRRKAAKESLDSLLKQANIDNSEPRFSNGKSPDSEVCARDSTGDYVLRLGADRASENLTLLETGELIYAPTLQEGPIMTAELIKETEELVLRTGSLGAGCSQLLSDMQAFKATNPGCVLEDFVRWHSPPDWSEDCAANSTTVGEGSSRRGRLSDRMQTKEGNLWKELWETAKPIPAVEQTPIYDEDLAVESIFDALEVIEPSKLFEQLLAVTLSVCFVAAELVLAADSNLSKLFYDCKDYIIGIYQDDMSKDKLDEICKVYETMEAIVTHPEEALQIMEQPDEKSIENKNRFKLKLNFMTKDRPPLWKRTSKDEKKMSPKDDKSTSEEKNTKIFSNLFDKKVNIFSKKNAKSLEVPVAPPSTSQGPFDESEWTIL
- the LOC117846484 gene encoding L-ascorbate oxidase homolog — translated: MAGGNAGAAAARLVFSFVGLLVPLLVAGDDPYRFFTWTVTYGDIYPLGVKQQGILINNQFPGPQIEAVTNDNLIINVFNKLNEPFLLSWSGLQQRRNSFEDGVAGTTCPIPPGGNFTYIMQAKDQIGTYYYFPSLAFHKAAGGFGGIRVLSRPQIPVPFPPPAADYTVLIGDWYKANHTDLRYMLDSGKALGFPDGLLINGRSWNGYTFTVEPGRTYRFRISNVGLATSLNIRFQGHTMKLVEVEGSHTMQTTYSSLDVHLGQSYSVLLTADQPGFDYAVVVSTRFTTKIISTTAVLHYTNSAGKAPGPLPGGPTIQIDWSLNQARSIRWNLTASGPRPNPQGSYHYGLVPVTRTIRLANSAAIINGKQRYAVNSVSYVSPDTPLKVADYYKIGGVFSVGTIADSPSYGSAYLQTSVMGANYRDYVEVVFENNEDEVQSWHIDGYAFWVVGMDGGKWSPASRQGYNLRDGVSRYTVQVYPRSWTAIYMPLDNVGMWNVRSENWARQYLGQQFYLRVWTPSTSFRDEYPIPKNALLCGRAAGRRTRPL
- the LOC117845648 gene encoding uncharacterized protein isoform X1, whose protein sequence is MMMLPHPGPAIRRPEPMGSNGPMNFAQKFHPCHYQIPFFKIKIEGSLPHAPAPLPANASSCAAPGHCQVGPTMQQPPPPAPAAASTSSAPAPQSLVSRARTAIHSAAARVLTDIKADLRDADGSGGRSRAPSPRTSLDREVDLGATGRELDVKPPSPRDECFQVLELSPSGNVDSSSIPTESISSAKLPTVPPTSTVKQLVAAIEHGKNFKSMSHMRATGDQFLKDKGGLSLSVVKSLVRRDKEERSSSEFFGDDETQSLMYSLFKLEEQFPLDGSQCNPELIHSRSLSKDLHGAPPGSFIHHLAVVIGSISSVHKMAFFWQSVVLELRKLWSDWQPVPRMPLDAPPDLNSCLLHQEMQVVNCCIARKKRRKAAKESLDSLLKQANIDNSEPRFSNGKSPDSEVCARDSTGDYVLRLGADRASENLTLLETGELIYAPTLQEGPIMTAELIKETEELVLRTGSLGAGCSQLLSDMQAFKATNPGCVLEDFVRWHSPPDWSEDCAANSTTVGEGSSRRGRLSDRMQTKEGNLWKELWETAKPIPAVEQTPIYDEDLAVESIFDALEVIEPSKLFEQLLAVTLSVCFVAAELVLAADSNLSKLFYDCKDYIIGIYQDDMSKDKLDEICKVYETMEAIVTHPEEALQIMEQPDEKSIENKNRFKLKLNFMTKDRPPLWKRTSKDEKKMSPKDDKSTSEEKNTKIFSNLFDKKVNIFSKKNAKSLEVPVAPPSTSQGPFDESEWTIL